The proteins below are encoded in one region of Coffea arabica cultivar ET-39 chromosome 4c, Coffea Arabica ET-39 HiFi, whole genome shotgun sequence:
- the LOC113739088 gene encoding blue-light photoreceptor PHR2-like → MEARIEHGMRPSEAMDNGDSDKDGNDQVESSTRSNRHPSDPSDAATLRSASIVWFRNDLRVHDNECLNSANNESMSVLPVYCFDPRDYGKSSSGFDKTGPFRATFLLESVADLRKTLQAKGSDLVVRIGKPEIVLVELAQAVGAEAVYAHREVSHDEVKAEDNIEAVLKEEGVEVKYFWGSTLYHIDDLPFKLTEMPTNYGGFKEKVQGLEVRKTIEALDQVKGLPAKGDVEPGEIPSLVDLGLKSLDSLCFFLMSI, encoded by the exons ATGGAGGCCAGAATTGAACACGGAATGCGACCATCAGAGGCAATGGACAATGGCGATTCTGACAAGGATGGCAACGATCAAGTGGAGTCATCAACAAGATCAA ATCGCCACCCTTCTGACCCCTCTGACGCCGCCACCCTCCGCAGTGCTTCAATCGTTTGGTTCCGCAACGACCTTCGGGTACACGACAATGAGTGCCTCAACTCTGCCAACAACGAGTCCATGTCAGTCTTGCCCGTCTACTGTTTCGACCCGAGGGACTACGGGAAATCCTCTTCTGGGTTCGATAAGACTGGCCCGTTTAGGGccactttcttgcttgaatccgTCGCCGACTTGAGAAAAACTCTGCAGGCTAAGGGGTCTGATCTTGTGGTGAGAATTGGGAAGCCAGAGATTGTACTGGTGGAGCTGGCGCAGGCCGTTGGGGCGGAAGCTGTGTATGCCCACAGGGAGGTATCGCATGACGAGGTGAAGGCGGAGGATAATATCGAGGCGGTGTTGAAAGAGGAAGGAGTGGAGGTTAAGTACTTTTGGGGAAGCACATTGTATCATATTGACGATTTGCCCTTTAAATTGACGGAAATGCCGACTAACTACGGCGGGTTTAAGGAGAAAGTGCAGGGACTGGAGGTTAGGAAGACAATAGAGGCCCTGGATCAGGTGAAAGGATTGCCTGCTAAGGGAGATGTGGAGCCTGGGGAGATTCCGTCCTTGGTTGATTTGGGTCTCAAGAGTTTAGACAGTCTATGCTTCTTTCTAATGTCTATTTGA